A portion of the Leptospirales bacterium genome contains these proteins:
- a CDS encoding class I SAM-dependent methyltransferase yields the protein MTTKKRSLQGKPGGLSQAPYSLFASIYDACMDHVPYEQWADYLDECAWRLLGRRPENNLDLACGTGLLLAQLLRRPGRFAGVDGAPQMAAVARRRLPLTRIEVASLCGPTPFAARSFDRITCCHDSLNYLSAAELKQAMVEVARLLPAGGLYSVDLATLSNMRDWFDGRLIRRRIRGISLRWSNRYLSASNELISTLRMRTNDGRLIVEQHRQRFIDPAELIAAAGAAGLRLALREGDYSKRPPGVRDSLWNFHFLREES from the coding sequence ATGACAACAAAAAAACGGAGCCTTCAGGGGAAGCCAGGCGGCCTGTCCCAGGCGCCCTATTCGTTGTTTGCCAGCATCTACGATGCCTGCATGGACCACGTGCCCTATGAGCAGTGGGCCGATTATCTTGATGAGTGCGCCTGGCGTCTGCTTGGGCGTCGTCCAGAAAACAACCTCGACCTGGCCTGTGGAACCGGCCTGCTGCTGGCTCAATTGTTGCGCCGTCCGGGTCGATTTGCCGGCGTCGATGGCGCGCCGCAAATGGCCGCCGTGGCCCGTCGGCGCCTGCCGCTGACCCGCATTGAAGTGGCCTCGCTTTGTGGTCCGACGCCTTTTGCCGCCAGAAGCTTTGACCGCATCACTTGCTGCCACGACAGTCTGAACTACCTCAGCGCAGCAGAACTGAAACAGGCAATGGTTGAGGTTGCTCGACTGCTGCCGGCAGGGGGCCTCTATTCGGTCGACCTGGCCACGCTTTCCAATATGCGCGATTGGTTTGACGGCCGTCTGATCCGTCGCCGCATCCGCGGAATTTCGCTGCGCTGGTCCAATCGTTACCTGAGCGCCAGTAACGAGCTCATATCGACCTTGCGCATGCGCACCAATGATGGTCGCCTGATCGTCGAACAGCACCGACAACGTTTCATAGACCCGGCAGAGTTGATCGCGGCTGCCGGCGCCGCCGGCCTGCGTCTGGCGCTGCGCGAGGGAGACTACAGCAAGCGACCGCCGGGCG